A genomic stretch from Solanum stenotomum isolate F172 chromosome 8, ASM1918654v1, whole genome shotgun sequence includes:
- the LOC125872172 gene encoding protein JOKA2-like — translation MESSIVIKVKYGETLRRFNARVADDKLGLNIDELKDKIFKLFNFPPDSELTLTYIDEDGDVVTLVDDEDLQDITRQDLDPLRISVNTEKLSRSSGTSSENSTSVRAPPTFPNTNSSVSDLLKSLPKSKSKKILKHSADMASKASSAAREIAELSKALSMTGLSYLKQACPVSGIPMGSVRSGEPSQAANPEELTVKTAGQPKSHTVSINASELKSSQPDQNGIQCEPLSKSPKRNSSLVDGKKEEGNKFGDSHLVGKALGNSYPSASTTGPKKTADKQQTENHPGAEPVGVVGLSGKLSGGFRSPSSYFMTMVPELNDTIQPQYSPFQIPVKRNHNHSDGTVSIFHRGVRCDGCGVHPITGPRFKSKVKEDYDLCSICFAQMGIDADYVRMDRPVSYHHPIAFKALHEPRDIFRGCGVKSPKLDSRFKQDVNVLDGTMMAPSTPFTKVWRMRNNGNIVWPQGTQLVWIGGDRLGDSVSVELQISSFGLAVDHELDVAVDFTAPKLPGRYISYWRMALPSGEKFGQRVWVLIQVDFSMIPKKEFFYEASQVLDLNLPPAGYDIAGSESINVNADMTIEDIIADPKISNPAMESVEPVVDGNRNNEESKSCISPSAAGSSISYPIYLSEAAPAVTSVAPPSVVEVQASSKEDVEMALLKELEDMGFTQVNLNKEVLRMNEYNLEQAVADLCGVSEWDPMLEELEEMGFHNKEMNKELLKKNNGSIKRVVMDLIAGEN, via the exons GTCAAGTATGGAGAGACACTTAGACGATTCAATGCCCGTGTTGCTGATGATAAACTTGGTCTTAACATAGATGAATTAAAAGACAAGATCTTTAAACTTTTCAACTTTCCTCCCGACAGTGAACTTACACTGACATACATTGACGAGGATGGTGATGTTGTAACCCTTGTTGATGATGAAGATCTGCAGGATATCACGAGGCAGGACCTGGATCCCCTGCGAATATCTGTGAACACTGAAAAACTTAGTAGATCTTCAGGTACATCTAGTGAAAATTCTACTTCCGTCAGGGCCCCACCTACATTTCCGAACACAAATTCGAGTGTTTCTGATCTTCTCAAGTCATTGCCAAAatcaaaaagcaaaaaaatccTAAAGCACTCTGCAGATATGGCGTCTAAAGCCTCATCAGCTGCCCGAGAAATTGCTGAGCTTTCCAAAGCTCTCTCTATGACTGGCTTATCCTACTTAAAGCAGGCTTGTCCAGTATCTGGAATCCCTATGGGTAGTGTTAGAAGTGGAGAGCCATCTCAAGCAGCGAATCCTGAGGAGCTGACCGTTAAAACTGCAGGACAACCCAAAAGTCATACTGTATCCATAAATGCATCAGAATTGAAGTCTTCCCAACCAGATCAAAACGGAATTCAGTGTGAACCATTATCAAAAAGTCCTAAGCGTAACTCATCTCTGGTAGACGGTAAGAAGGAAGAGGGTAACAAATTTGGTGATTCCCATCTTGTTGGGAAGGCTCTTGGTAATTCATATCCTAGTGCCTCAACCACTGGCCCAAAAAAGACAGCTGATAAACAGCAAACTGAGAATCACCCTGGTGCTGAGCCTGTTGGTGTTGTTGGTTTATCTGGGAAGCTTTCTGGTGGATTTAGATCTCCAAGTTCATATTTCATGACTATGGTGCCCGAGTTAAATGACACTATCCAACCTCAATACTCTCCTTTCCAGATTCCAGTTAAAAGGAACCATAATCACAGTGATGGGACAGTCTCTATTTTCCACAGAGGTGTTCGCTGTGATGGTTGTGGGGTTCATCCAATAACTGGACCTAGGTTCAAATCTAAAGT AAAGGAGGACTATGATCTCTGCAGCATATGCTTTGCACAAATGGGAATTGATGCTGATTACGTTAGAATGGATCGTCCTGTTTCTTACCATCATCCCATAGCTTTCAAGGCTTTGCATGAACCT CGTGACATCTTTCGAGGCTGCGGTGTAAAATCGCCTAAGCTGGACAGCCGCTTCAAACAGGATGTCAATGTACTTGATGGTACTATGATGGCTCCATCGACTCCATTTACCAAGGTCTGGAGGATGAGGAACAATGGTAATATTGTCTGGCCACAAGGAACACAACTTGTTTGGATTGGGGGAGATCGATTAGGTGATTCAGTCTCTGTTGAATTACAG ATTTCTTCGTTTGGCTTGGCTGTAGACCATGAACTTGATGTGGCAGTTGATTTTACAGCTCCTAAGCTTCCTGGCAGGTACATCTCCTACTGGAGGATGGCCTTGCCTTCAGGGGAGAAGTTTGGGCAACGTGTATGGGTGCTTATCCAG GTTGATTTTTCAATGATCCCGAAAAAGGAGTTcttttatgaagcctctcaggTCCTGGACTTGAATCTTCCTCCAGCCGGCTATGATATAGCTGGTTCGGAATCTATTAATGTGAATGCAGACATGACAATAGAGGATATCATTGCTGACCCTAAAATCTCAAACCCTGCCATGGAATCAGTTGAGCCGGTTGTTGATGGAAACCGTAACAATGAGGAGTCCAAGTCGTGCATTTCTCCTTCTGCAGCTGGTTCGTCAATTTCATACCCCATTTATTTATCCGAGGCAGCACCAGCAGTTACTTCTGTTGCACCACCATCTGTTGTAGAGGTGCAAGCATCTTCAAAGGAAGATGTCGAGATGGCCCTCCTCAAGGAACTGGAGGACATGGGTTTCACTCAGGTTAACTTAAACAAAGAAGTCTTGAGGATGAACGAGTATAACTTGGAACAAGCAGTAGCTGATCTTTGTGGTGTTTCTGAGTGGGATCCTATGCTTGAAGAGCTGGAGGAGATG GGTTTCCACAACAAAGAGATGAACAAGGAGTTGCTCAAGAAGAACAATGGCAGCATTAAGCGTGTTGTGATGGATCTTATTGCCGGAGAGAATTAG